From Onychostoma macrolepis isolate SWU-2019 chromosome 19, ASM1243209v1, whole genome shotgun sequence, a single genomic window includes:
- the LOC131525149 gene encoding LOW QUALITY PROTEIN: C3a anaphylatoxin chemotactic receptor-like (The sequence of the model RefSeq protein was modified relative to this genomic sequence to represent the inferred CDS: deleted 1 base in 1 codon): MTSNTTLLHDIHSEVSNHHANTTVDTEDIVNKVSIVFLVFIIFFGTTGNSLVIWVAGFRMKPNVTNVWLVNLAVADLIFCLTRVTSLIRDFFYNYWPFGVFLCKFTGFFKYANMFCSVFLLAVISVDRVLCVWCPVLTRERRTLCAARVVSVGVWIVAVMFSSPYFVYRQVFPGKNNLSQCSLKEKGAEAGDNSAKYVYYCIRFICGFLLPFLVILICYILAAVGIRRTRLSGKSRPLRILAVLVCAFFLCWAPYHFIGLVKLVNEDNEAVKKNLNMASKVAYFNSCINPVLYFCMGLDVSRRCNQSLSGIFRRALMEDGQSFSQQGTGEESSIPKTADIECVNVV, from the exons ATGACCTCAAATACAACTCTTCTCCATGACATCCACTCTGAGGTCTCAAATCACCATGCAAACACTACAGTGGACACTGAAGACATCGTGAATAAGGTCAGCATTGTCTTCCTCGTCTTCATCATTTTCTTCGGCACCACCGGGAACTCTTTGGTCATCTGGGTGGCTGGCTTCCGTATGAAGCCCAATGTCACTAACGTTTGGCTGGTTAATCTTGCCGTAGCGGACCTGATCTTCTGCCTGACACGAGTCACTTCACTCATCAGAGATTTTTTCTATAACTACTGGCCTTTTGGAGTTTTTCTCTGCAAGTTCACTGGCTTCTTCAAGTACGCCAACATGTTCTGCAGTGTTTTTCTTCTGGCTGTCATCAGTGTGGATCGAGTGCTCTGCGTCTGGTGTCCAGTGCTCACCAGAGAACGACGGACGTTATGTGCCGCTCGGGTGGTCAGTGTGGGAGTTTGGATTGTGGCGGTTATGTTCAGCTCACCATACTTTGTGTACCGACAGGTCTTTCCCGGCAAGAACAATTTGAGCCAATGCTCATTGAAG GAGAAAGGAGCAGAAGCAGGTGACAATTCAGCAAAGTATGTCTACTACTGCATTCGTTTCATCTGTGGATTCTTGTTGCCCTTCCTGGTCATCCTTATCTGTTACATACTAGCTGCTGTTGGGATACGCAGAACGCGGCTCTCTGGAAAATCGAGGCCTCTTCGGATTCTTGCTGTATTGGTCTGTGCCTTTTTCTTATGTTGGGCTCCATACCACTTTATAGGGCTGGTCAAGTTGGTGAATGAAGACAATgaagcagtaaaaaaaaac ctgaatatgGCTTCAAAAGTGGCCTATTTCAACAGCTGCATTAACCCGGTTCTGTATTTCTGCATGGGATTGGATGTTAGTCGACGCTGCAACCAAAGTTTGTCTGGGATTTTTCGTAGAGCACTTA